Proteins from one Parvibaculum lavamentivorans DS-1 genomic window:
- a CDS encoding FAD-dependent oxidoreductase, with protein sequence MFIDGRSLPEGTVVETDLAIIGAGAAGISIARELAGSGISVALLESGGFEFDAETQDLYEGEMGGVDYPLTSSRLRYFGGTTNHWGGWCRPLEPLDFEERDWVPNSGWPINRQTLDPFYDRARELCQIPTGHFDNAAAWSEYGEPLPLAGKDVETRFFLYSPPTRFGKKYRPDIERAKNITCYLNSNVLEIVPSENAKTVESLSMGTLTGIRFTVKPKICILAAGGIENARILLLSNSVQKEGLGNGNDVVGRYFMEHPHIPSPASFLITDPELVARFYRTYTRTDEGVIRGCLMFTEDYLRRSRRMGTVLTFGMVQPVTAETGRGPEEKDPAAFTMPSVLQLARSTTSTPATGEELGWRLGVGCAGEQEPNPASRITLSEQKDALGLNRTKLSWRLKKTDAESLRGNLLALAQAFGGWGEGRVRVLFPERDEWTEAEGWGNHHLGSTRMSTDPKKGVTDANCRVHGLSNLYIAGSSLYPTGGTVNPTLTLVALALRLSDHLKLRFAQTNAVQ encoded by the coding sequence ATGTTTATCGACGGACGCAGCCTTCCCGAGGGAACAGTCGTTGAAACCGATCTCGCCATCATAGGCGCCGGCGCCGCCGGCATCTCGATCGCGCGCGAACTGGCCGGTTCCGGCATTTCCGTCGCCCTGCTCGAAAGCGGCGGCTTCGAGTTCGATGCCGAAACGCAGGATCTTTATGAAGGCGAGATGGGCGGCGTCGATTATCCGCTCACAAGCTCGCGGCTGCGCTATTTCGGCGGCACCACAAATCACTGGGGCGGCTGGTGCCGTCCGCTCGAGCCGCTGGATTTCGAGGAGCGCGACTGGGTGCCGAATTCCGGCTGGCCGATCAACCGCCAGACCCTCGATCCCTTTTACGACCGCGCCCGCGAGCTCTGTCAGATACCGACGGGCCATTTCGACAATGCCGCCGCCTGGTCCGAATATGGCGAGCCCCTGCCGCTGGCGGGCAAGGATGTCGAAACGCGCTTCTTCCTCTACAGCCCGCCCACCCGCTTCGGAAAGAAATACCGGCCGGATATAGAGCGCGCGAAAAACATCACCTGCTACCTGAACAGCAACGTGCTGGAAATCGTACCCTCGGAAAACGCGAAGACGGTGGAGAGCCTGAGCATGGGCACGCTCACCGGCATCCGCTTCACCGTAAAGCCGAAAATCTGCATCCTCGCCGCCGGCGGCATCGAGAATGCGCGCATCCTCCTCCTCTCGAACAGCGTCCAGAAGGAAGGCCTGGGCAACGGCAATGATGTCGTCGGCCGCTACTTCATGGAGCATCCGCACATCCCCTCGCCCGCCTCCTTCCTCATCACCGATCCCGAACTCGTCGCCCGCTTCTACCGCACCTATACGCGGACGGATGAAGGCGTCATTCGCGGCTGCCTCATGTTCACGGAAGATTATCTCCGCCGCAGCCGGCGCATGGGCACCGTCCTCACCTTCGGCATGGTGCAGCCCGTCACGGCGGAAACGGGCCGCGGCCCGGAGGAAAAAGACCCCGCCGCCTTCACCATGCCCTCCGTGTTGCAGCTCGCGCGCAGCACCACCTCCACGCCTGCCACGGGCGAGGAGCTGGGCTGGCGTCTCGGCGTCGGCTGCGCCGGCGAGCAGGAGCCGAACCCGGCAAGCCGCATCACGCTTTCCGAACAGAAGGACGCGCTCGGCCTCAACCGCACGAAGCTTTCATGGCGCCTGAAAAAAACGGATGCCGAAAGCCTGCGCGGCAATCTCCTCGCGCTCGCCCAGGCCTTTGGCGGCTGGGGCGAAGGCCGCGTCCGCGTCCTCTTCCCGGAGCGCGACGAATGGACGGAGGCCGAGGGCTGGGGCAATCATCACCTCGGCTCGACGCGCATGTCCACCGATCCGAAGAAAGGCGTCACCGACGCCAATTGCCGCGTCCACGGCCTCTCGAACCTCTATATCGCGGGTTCGTCGCTCTATCCGACAGGCGGCACCGTCAATCCGACACTCACCCTCGTCGCGCTGGCGCTCCGCCTTTCCGATCACCTGAAGCTTCGCTTCGCGCAGACCAACGCCGTGCAATAG